From Selenomonas sp. AB3002, one genomic window encodes:
- a CDS encoding MurR/RpiR family transcriptional regulator, whose product MQKNDDVLVRIGERRESLSAKQQKLADFILANYKTAAFQNSTKLARMAGVSGSTVIRFAEELGYDGFPGLQSALHRILQREINTVDMFLSADEAGENGTEEKQGKKGGFFQPCIDSLHKAEKSIDEAQVLQAAELLSRARNVYIVGFQASAFLAEYMSYFLSRIRRNVFRISGWGNSLFPLLPEEGWSEDAALIFTFPRFPAMSYALAQFFHEKGVPLVCVTSIPANRITELSEISIGVDIEYRTYVDHMTPALYVAEAIAKKVAKLSPETSVRQLELFESFTKGTHIFTS is encoded by the coding sequence ATGCAAAAAAACGACGACGTCCTGGTCAGGATAGGAGAGCGCAGGGAAAGCCTCTCTGCCAAGCAGCAGAAGCTGGCTGATTTCATCCTGGCAAATTACAAGACGGCAGCCTTCCAGAACTCCACCAAGCTGGCCCGTATGGCGGGGGTGAGCGGCTCCACAGTGATACGCTTTGCCGAGGAGCTGGGCTACGACGGCTTCCCGGGGCTCCAATCAGCGCTGCACCGCATCCTGCAGCGGGAGATCAACACGGTGGATATGTTCCTTTCCGCGGACGAGGCCGGTGAGAACGGAACGGAGGAGAAACAGGGGAAGAAAGGTGGCTTTTTCCAGCCCTGCATAGATTCTCTGCACAAGGCAGAAAAGTCCATTGACGAAGCGCAGGTGCTGCAAGCGGCGGAACTTCTTTCCCGGGCCAGGAACGTATATATAGTAGGCTTCCAGGCCTCCGCTTTCCTGGCGGAGTATATGTCCTATTTCCTTTCCCGCATCAGGCGCAACGTATTCCGCATCAGCGGCTGGGGCAACTCCCTCTTTCCCCTGCTGCCCGAGGAAGGGTGGTCGGAGGACGCGGCCCTCATCTTCACCTTTCCCCGCTTCCCCGCCATGTCCTATGCCCTGGCCCAGTTCTTCCACGAGAAAGGCGTCCCCCTGGTCTGCGTCACCTCCATTCCCGCCAACAGGATCACGGAGCTGTCCGAGATTTCCATAGGCGTGGATATAGAGTACCGCACTTACGTGGACCACATGACCCCCGCCCTTTACGTGGCGGAAGCCATCGCCAAAAAGGTAGCCAAGCTCTCCCCCGAGACCTCCGTGAGACAGTTGGAGCTTTTTGAAAGCTTCACCAAAGGGACCCATATCTTCACCTCGTGA
- a CDS encoding biotin transporter BioY: MKHLTVREIVLCGLFIALITVGTFIRIPVGTDVYTLQFMFTLLAGLVLGARLGAIAVGAYVLLGVLGVPVFASGCGPAYVLQPTFGYLLAFIMQAWFCGSYIRRSHNISFRSLLAANTGGMAIVYLFGITWFYLVSNFVIDAPIPLWTAILYCGILQAVPDYLLCLAAAAIGLRCWQSGVWVEETKNEISHKEICA, encoded by the coding sequence ATGAAGCATCTTACTGTTCGTGAAATCGTTTTATGCGGCCTGTTCATCGCCCTTATCACCGTTGGCACCTTTATCCGCATTCCGGTGGGTACGGATGTCTATACCCTGCAATTCATGTTCACCCTGCTGGCAGGGCTGGTGCTTGGTGCCCGTTTGGGAGCTATTGCTGTAGGCGCTTATGTATTACTGGGAGTTTTGGGCGTCCCCGTCTTTGCCTCAGGTTGCGGCCCCGCTTATGTGCTCCAGCCAACTTTTGGCTACCTGCTGGCCTTTATCATGCAGGCCTGGTTTTGTGGATCCTATATCCGCCGTTCCCATAATATTTCCTTCCGCAGTCTGCTGGCGGCGAATACAGGCGGCATGGCCATCGTCTATCTGTTTGGCATCACCTGGTTCTATCTGGTATCTAATTTTGTGATAGATGCGCCTATTCCCCTTTGGACAGCCATTCTCTACTGCGGCATCCTGCAAGCTGTACCAGATTACCTTCTTTGCCTGGCTGCGGCAGCCATTGGCCTGCGCTGCTGGCAAAGCGGTGTCTGGGTAGAGGAAACGAAAAATGAAATCTCTCACAAGGAGATATGCGCATGA
- the bioD gene encoding dethiobiotin synthase: MSRNLFVTATGTEIGKTYVAGLIAKTLQEAGLKAAYYKAAMSGNQRRPDGTLIPGDALFVKEFAHLSQSLESMCPYVYEHAVSPHLASRLEGHPVSMEVVEKSFQKVSCEYDYVVVEGSGGITCPLGYDEEPIQLEDIVRRLALPSVMVADAGLGTINGVVLTCEYMKQKELPLEGIIFNNFHAGDVMEEDNRRMCEEMTGLPVLACVARGDRALPGLEAEKLAALFD, encoded by the coding sequence ATGAGCCGGAATCTTTTCGTCACGGCCACAGGGACAGAGATTGGCAAGACCTATGTGGCGGGGCTTATTGCCAAGACTCTTCAGGAAGCCGGCCTGAAGGCTGCCTATTACAAGGCGGCCATGAGCGGCAACCAGCGCCGCCCGGATGGAACTCTTATACCTGGCGATGCCCTGTTTGTCAAGGAATTCGCCCATCTTTCCCAGAGCCTTGAAAGCATGTGTCCCTACGTCTACGAACACGCCGTATCCCCCCACCTGGCCTCCCGCCTGGAAGGGCATCCCGTCTCCATGGAGGTGGTGGAAAAGTCCTTTCAAAAGGTCAGTTGTGAATACGATTATGTGGTGGTGGAAGGCAGCGGCGGCATCACCTGCCCTCTTGGCTATGATGAGGAACCCATACAGCTGGAAGATATTGTCCGCCGTCTTGCCCTGCCCAGCGTGATGGTGGCTGACGCAGGACTTGGCACCATCAATGGGGTAGTGCTGACTTGCGAATACATGAAGCAGAAGGAGCTGCCCTTGGAAGGCATCATCTTCAACAACTTCCATGCAGGTGATGTGATGGAGGAGGACAACCGGCGCATGTGCGAGGAAATGACAGGCCTGCCAGTGCTTGCCTGCGTCGCCCGGGGAGACAGGGCGCTGCCCGGCCTTGAGGCAGAAAAACTTGCAGCGCTTTTCGACTGA
- the bioB gene encoding biotin synthase BioB codes for MKIINLSALAKEIIEGARLKPEDDLSLLLEAHLEELQAAAGEVQVAFCGNHVDLCTILNGRSGRCSEDCKYCAQAACHHTGIEEYAFLPTEKILENARANQRAGVNRFAIVTSGRALQGKEFDLAIAAYEKMRDTLSIDLCASHGIIGREQFRRLRKAGVTSYHHNIETSRRFFPHICTTHTYEDRIRTIRIAQEEGLCVCSGGIIGMGENWQDRLDMAFELQALGIESIPINALMPIPGTPLAEQQPLAGEEILRTIAIFRLINPTANIRLAAGRKLLPENGATAFLHGASASITGNMLTTSGTTIKEDREMLRRLGLTNDVQMDQVS; via the coding sequence ATGAAAATAATCAACCTTTCCGCTTTGGCAAAAGAAATAATTGAGGGCGCAAGACTGAAGCCTGAGGACGACCTTTCCCTGCTGCTGGAGGCTCACCTGGAGGAGCTTCAGGCCGCAGCCGGTGAAGTGCAGGTAGCCTTCTGCGGCAATCATGTGGATCTGTGCACCATCCTGAACGGACGCAGCGGCAGGTGCAGCGAGGATTGCAAATACTGCGCCCAGGCTGCCTGCCACCATACAGGCATTGAGGAATATGCTTTTTTGCCAACGGAGAAAATCTTAGAAAATGCCCGGGCCAACCAAAGGGCCGGGGTGAACCGCTTTGCCATCGTCACCTCCGGCAGAGCCTTGCAGGGCAAAGAGTTCGATCTGGCCATTGCGGCTTATGAAAAAATGAGGGACACCCTTTCTATTGATCTCTGCGCCTCCCATGGCATCATCGGCAGGGAGCAGTTCCGCCGTCTGAGGAAAGCCGGCGTCACCAGCTACCATCATAATATCGAAACCTCCCGCCGCTTCTTCCCCCATATCTGCACTACCCACACCTACGAAGACCGCATCAGGACTATCAGGATTGCCCAGGAGGAAGGGCTTTGCGTCTGCTCCGGCGGCATCATCGGCATGGGGGAAAACTGGCAGGACAGGCTGGACATGGCCTTTGAACTGCAGGCCCTGGGCATCGAGTCCATTCCCATCAACGCCCTGATGCCCATCCCGGGCACGCCCCTGGCAGAGCAGCAGCCCCTTGCCGGCGAGGAAATCCTGCGCACCATTGCCATCTTCCGCCTTATCAATCCCACTGCCAATATCCGCCTGGCCGCAGGCAGGAAACTCCTGCCTGAAAATGGCGCCACGGCTTTCCTGCACGGAGCCTCAGCTTCCATCACAGGCAATATGCTGACCACCTCTGGCACCACCATCAAAGAGGACAGGGAAATGCTGAGGCGCCTGGGGCTGACCAATGATGTGCAAATGGACCAGGTATCATAG
- a CDS encoding DeoR/GlpR family DNA-binding transcription regulator codes for MKGLAAMKASARREEILKYLQAHQTGYTAELCRELDVSAMTIRRDFEVMAGQGLVTLIRGGAALNHGTSVVYSLKLRQTHLPLEKQRIAQRCADMVCEGNSVFIDCGSTAERIGEALRGKKNITVLTNSLDTAQVLSTAKGIKLIMVPGEFNEAIRGFTGLLTTDFIQRFRIDYIFLGANGIDASHGMTVPDYADAETKRVLIRQSRHVIVAADHAKLGSSYFEIVARLPEIEAIVTDSDADETIVQELRADGTEVILV; via the coding sequence TTGAAAGGATTGGCAGCCATGAAGGCATCGGCAAGGCGCGAGGAGATACTGAAGTACCTGCAAGCCCACCAGACAGGCTATACGGCAGAGCTGTGCCGGGAGCTTGATGTTTCCGCCATGACCATCCGGCGTGATTTCGAAGTCATGGCAGGACAGGGACTGGTCACCCTCATCAGGGGCGGGGCAGCCCTGAACCACGGCACCTCTGTGGTCTACAGCCTGAAACTCAGGCAGACCCATCTGCCCTTGGAAAAGCAGCGCATCGCCCAGCGCTGTGCGGACATGGTCTGCGAGGGCAATTCCGTCTTTATCGACTGCGGCTCCACCGCCGAGCGCATAGGAGAGGCCCTGAGGGGCAAGAAGAACATCACCGTGCTGACCAATTCCCTGGACACAGCCCAGGTGCTCAGCACCGCTAAGGGCATCAAGCTCATCATGGTGCCCGGTGAATTCAATGAAGCCATCCGGGGCTTCACGGGCCTTTTGACCACGGATTTCATCCAAAGGTTCCGCATCGACTACATCTTCCTGGGGGCCAACGGCATTGACGCCTCCCACGGCATGACCGTGCCGGACTATGCAGATGCCGAAACCAAGCGGGTGCTTATCCGCCAGTCCCGCCATGTGATAGTGGCTGCCGACCACGCCAAGCTGGGCAGCAGCTATTTCGAGATAGTAGCCAGGCTCCCGGAAATCGAAGCCATCGTAACCGACAGCGACGCCGATGAAACCATCGTGCAGGAACTGCGGGCAGATGGGACAGAAGTGATCTTGGTATGA
- a CDS encoding MmcQ/YjbR family DNA-binding protein, whose translation MKNTNEAWHELSPQEMPKLQRALLPEAGFVQEGDELIFREDLLDGAFELLVKVGLEGKIFTLLMDKEAEAPYVLHLVENAAGAFVGQVRAAYEGVLARLGEKCGEHGAFHGRYVEEVLRYTREKYGDEIEYPWEDTDAAVVRCQATRKWYMLLMKILPVKIGLGGKNPIRVMNLHGTAEQVAALVDNERYFPGWHMNRKYWYTVCLDGSIPLEELRQRIDESYALAQTKSRKK comes from the coding sequence ATGAAAAACACAAACGAAGCATGGCACGAATTATCTCCCCAGGAAATGCCGAAGCTGCAGCGGGCGCTCTTGCCGGAAGCCGGCTTTGTCCAGGAGGGTGATGAGCTCATCTTCCGTGAAGACCTGCTGGATGGGGCCTTTGAGTTGCTGGTGAAGGTTGGGCTTGAGGGAAAGATCTTTACTCTGCTGATGGACAAGGAAGCGGAGGCTCCCTATGTGCTCCATCTGGTGGAAAATGCAGCGGGAGCCTTTGTGGGCCAGGTGCGGGCAGCTTACGAAGGGGTGCTGGCCCGGCTGGGGGAAAAATGCGGTGAGCATGGGGCTTTCCACGGGCGCTATGTGGAGGAAGTGCTGCGCTATACCCGGGAGAAGTACGGTGATGAGATCGAATATCCCTGGGAAGATACTGATGCAGCAGTGGTGCGCTGCCAAGCCACCAGGAAATGGTATATGCTGCTGATGAAGATCCTGCCTGTCAAGATTGGCCTTGGGGGGAAAAATCCCATCCGTGTCATGAACCTCCACGGCACCGCAGAGCAGGTGGCGGCATTAGTCGATAACGAAAGGTACTTCCCCGGCTGGCACATGAACCGCAAGTACTGGTACACAGTCTGCCTGGACGGCTCTATTCCCTTGGAAGAACTGCGGCAGCGGATTGACGAGAGCTACGCCCTGGCGCAGACCAAAAGCAGGAAGAAATAG
- a CDS encoding D-alanyl-D-alanine carboxypeptidase family protein, which translates to MKKILLATLLAGAVCSPLAYDGGYSHIEAAEAVHAGAYQEAEADNLLLVNKTNKLPDDYEEKVDLVTVKNCFGKEFQVERETYKHFLSLREDLLKRGIQIELESAYRSVARQRELIEELRATEGDDYVKKYAAVPGYSEHHTGLALDVTIVKDGSPTNDVYGTWETPYQKMHRRLAEHGFILRYPPGKSAITGYDYESWHCRYVGREAARKIFLQGLTLEEYLSGGRETQNMQGKYGSAAYWTKRNPAGEKELPGAELKQLQEEMRRQNSLLVDMESFPAEVTAEYIREKIKVSRDNYLWFEPENIYENGRPLTRERYRQVEENCAPESLPARQAVKFALTTCRANLRYLPESEGWYEGPRDTHYDLVQALTLYPAEPLAVLAESRDKKYFFVQLRNYVGWVDKKEIVLVDHAKWLEYAAPKNFLVFTDGKKRINMGNGSSLLFQMGARLPLKKPEVRRDGTWLVVMPVSAEGKFAEKLVSIPADETVHKGWLPYSENNVLRQSFRFLGELYGWCGLEEGVDCSLFTADVYRSFGLDIPGDAVEQRKAMPMRKGIEDLGREGKLAVIGNCRPGDLLFSEGHVMLYLGKDDRGEPHIIHAASSRWFPGEGDEGALKYYTRRVTVDDLWWHKTDNGRCIDGLIAIGGIR; encoded by the coding sequence GTGAAAAAAATATTGCTTGCTACTTTATTGGCGGGGGCAGTGTGCAGTCCGCTGGCTTACGATGGAGGATACAGTCACATTGAGGCGGCTGAGGCGGTGCATGCTGGCGCATACCAGGAAGCGGAGGCTGATAATCTGCTGCTGGTGAACAAGACCAATAAGCTGCCCGATGATTATGAGGAAAAGGTTGACCTGGTGACGGTCAAGAATTGTTTTGGCAAAGAATTTCAGGTTGAAAGAGAAACATATAAGCATTTTCTGTCCTTGCGGGAGGATTTGCTGAAGAGGGGGATTCAGATAGAGCTGGAGTCTGCCTACCGCAGTGTAGCCCGTCAGCGAGAACTCATCGAGGAACTGCGGGCGACAGAGGGCGATGACTATGTGAAGAAATATGCCGCTGTCCCGGGTTACTCTGAGCATCACACGGGACTGGCACTGGATGTTACCATAGTCAAAGATGGCAGCCCTACTAATGATGTGTATGGAACCTGGGAGACGCCCTATCAAAAAATGCACAGGCGTCTTGCCGAGCATGGCTTTATCCTGCGCTATCCGCCGGGGAAATCGGCTATCACTGGCTACGATTATGAGTCATGGCATTGCCGTTATGTGGGCCGGGAGGCCGCCAGGAAGATTTTCCTGCAAGGGCTGACCCTGGAAGAATATCTGTCCGGTGGCAGAGAAACGCAGAACATGCAGGGCAAATACGGTTCAGCTGCATATTGGACAAAGCGGAATCCTGCAGGTGAAAAAGAGCTGCCGGGGGCAGAACTGAAACAGTTGCAGGAAGAAATGCGCCGCCAAAACTCCCTGCTGGTGGATATGGAAAGTTTTCCTGCAGAAGTGACGGCAGAATATATCAGGGAAAAAATCAAGGTGTCACGGGATAATTACCTGTGGTTTGAGCCGGAGAACATATATGAGAACGGCAGGCCTTTGACCAGGGAGCGCTACCGGCAAGTGGAGGAAAACTGTGCGCCGGAGTCCCTGCCAGCCAGACAGGCCGTGAAGTTTGCCCTGACTACCTGCAGAGCGAACCTGCGCTATCTGCCGGAAAGTGAGGGCTGGTATGAAGGCCCACGCGACACCCATTATGACCTGGTCCAGGCGCTGACTCTTTATCCGGCAGAGCCCCTGGCTGTACTGGCGGAGAGCCGGGACAAAAAATACTTCTTTGTGCAGCTCAGGAATTATGTGGGCTGGGTGGACAAAAAAGAGATTGTGCTCGTGGACCATGCCAAGTGGCTGGAATATGCAGCGCCAAAGAATTTTCTCGTCTTTACAGATGGCAAAAAGCGCATAAATATGGGAAATGGCTCCTCCCTGCTGTTCCAGATGGGTGCCCGTCTGCCCTTGAAGAAGCCGGAAGTCCGGAGAGATGGAACATGGCTGGTGGTCATGCCCGTGTCTGCCGAGGGAAAATTCGCGGAGAAGCTGGTCAGCATACCTGCTGATGAGACAGTCCATAAGGGGTGGCTGCCGTATTCAGAAAACAATGTGCTGCGCCAGTCCTTCCGCTTTTTGGGAGAGCTTTATGGCTGGTGCGGGCTGGAAGAAGGGGTGGACTGCTCCTTGTTCACCGCTGATGTTTATCGCAGCTTTGGCCTTGATATTCCCGGCGATGCCGTGGAGCAGAGAAAGGCCATGCCTATGCGCAAAGGTATCGAAGATTTGGGCCGTGAGGGCAAGCTGGCTGTTATTGGCAACTGCCGCCCCGGCGATTTGCTCTTTTCCGAAGGCCATGTCATGTTGTATTTGGGTAAGGATGACAGGGGCGAACCGCATATCATTCACGCAGCCAGCAGCAGATGGTTTCCCGGTGAGGGTGACGAGGGTGCGCTGAAATACTATACCCGCAGGGTGACAGTTGATGATCTTTGGTGGCATAAGACAGACAATGGCCGGTGCATTGATGGCCTTATAGCCATCGGAGGCATAAGGTGA
- a CDS encoding FAD-dependent oxidoreductase translates to MRQSFSLPMSRRSFAKLMGAAVAGTLLGNDMGRATAAAHPAAVPGFSGKGLPVLYDSDVCVVGGGAAGTAAAVNAARRGAKVVLVERGILLGGLQTLGCVYPCMPTFVHGSDTPYINELNKRMEKQGASPLLGVDAGEWFYGDGKGLYAPEVLSLVYEEMCGEAGVEILYDASLVGAVTENGRIKECVVHTVEGLGKVRAKTFIDATGDAALARYAGVPVEKGSEETGRNQPMSLRFEMTGVDVEKVFHFFDGVLQDERMSVPLKEKFQEDVARGCPPYLEFAKIPKNEHFFKEAVARGDLTEDDILYIQGFSIIGKPHTMSLNCPEMPPLAYSSTDAVSRSKAVSFGRLMMHRLADFFIKRIPGFEKAYISREASMLGVRESWRIRGKYYLDAEDYFETRHFADAICRTAYPIDIHDVKLNVSKKIARDAYYEIPYRALVTNEIENLIVAGRCISGSFAAQASFRIQPTCMSMGEAAGIAAAWGLRNKVAANNIQWDKLPAGERSYVSEDD, encoded by the coding sequence ATGAGACAATCATTTTCGTTGCCAATGTCCCGCCGTAGTTTCGCGAAATTGATGGGAGCAGCAGTAGCCGGGACTTTGCTGGGAAATGACATGGGGAGAGCAACGGCTGCCGCACATCCTGCTGCTGTGCCGGGATTCAGCGGAAAAGGGCTTCCCGTGCTATATGACAGCGATGTATGTGTAGTTGGCGGCGGGGCTGCCGGAACGGCTGCGGCTGTCAATGCTGCACGCAGGGGGGCAAAAGTGGTGCTGGTGGAGCGTGGCATTCTGCTGGGAGGCCTGCAGACTTTGGGTTGTGTCTATCCATGTATGCCAACCTTTGTGCATGGCAGCGATACGCCATATATAAATGAGCTGAATAAACGCATGGAAAAGCAGGGCGCCTCTCCCCTGCTGGGGGTGGATGCCGGTGAATGGTTTTACGGCGATGGCAAGGGACTCTACGCTCCGGAAGTCCTTTCCCTGGTGTATGAAGAAATGTGCGGAGAAGCGGGTGTGGAGATTCTCTATGACGCTTCTCTGGTAGGTGCCGTCACAGAAAATGGCAGAATCAAAGAGTGCGTGGTGCATACTGTAGAAGGGCTGGGAAAGGTTCGGGCCAAAACCTTCATAGATGCCACGGGGGATGCTGCTTTAGCCCGCTATGCCGGGGTTCCTGTGGAGAAAGGCTCTGAGGAGACAGGCAGGAATCAGCCCATGAGCCTGCGCTTTGAAATGACAGGGGTGGATGTGGAAAAAGTTTTCCATTTCTTTGATGGTGTCTTGCAGGATGAGCGCATGTCGGTGCCCTTGAAGGAGAAATTTCAGGAAGATGTAGCCCGCGGATGTCCGCCCTATCTTGAATTTGCCAAAATCCCCAAGAATGAGCATTTCTTCAAGGAAGCTGTGGCAAGAGGGGATCTGACTGAGGATGATATCTTGTATATCCAGGGCTTTTCTATTATCGGCAAGCCTCATACCATGTCTTTGAACTGCCCTGAGATGCCCCCCCTGGCCTACAGTTCTACAGATGCCGTCTCCCGCAGCAAGGCTGTCAGTTTTGGAAGGCTGATGATGCACAGGCTGGCTGATTTCTTTATCAAGCGCATTCCCGGCTTTGAAAAAGCGTATATCAGCAGGGAGGCCAGCATGCTGGGAGTGCGTGAGTCCTGGCGTATACGTGGGAAATACTATTTGGATGCGGAGGACTATTTCGAGACGCGCCACTTTGCCGATGCGATTTGCCGCACAGCCTATCCCATTGATATACATGATGTGAAGCTGAATGTCAGCAAGAAGATTGCAAGGGATGCGTACTATGAGATCCCCTATCGTGCGCTGGTGACCAATGAAATAGAAAATCTGATTGTGGCAGGACGCTGCATCAGCGGCAGTTTCGCCGCCCAGGCTTCCTTCCGCATCCAGCCTACCTGCATGAGCATGGGGGAAGCGGCAGGCATTGCGGCTGCCTGGGGACTCAGGAATAAAGTAGCGGCCAATAATATACAATGGGATAAGCTCCCGGCCGGCGAGCGCAGTTATGTAAGTGAAGACGACTGA